The Pieris brassicae chromosome 6, ilPieBrab1.1, whole genome shotgun sequence genome window below encodes:
- the LOC123711093 gene encoding argininosuccinate lyase, with protein sequence MSMDRYQLWGGCFEEEASTDLKHLNDSLSVDSRLFAEDIRGSRAWAKELNLSKHISDDIYKAIVEGLDKVEEDIKKELTKNGRLLDEDEDIHSVVERRLREYTGDAALHLHTARSRNDQSATDTKLWMLNSLKKLLNEVIQLISVTIVRAEKEIDVIAPGYTHLQRAQPIRWSHFLLSYVWLFKEDISRLEEQIVRLSTCPLGSGAIAGCALQIDRIRLAHALGFNDITPNSMYAVGSRDYIVEFLNWSALCGLHLSRFAEDLIIYSSQEFGIVQLSDKFSTGSSLMPQKRNPDGLELIRGAAGLLLGDSFSFACTLKGLPSTYNKDLQVDKEIMFRSYDRLMHCIRVMKETIKTMTVKSEKAVALLDPGMLATDVAHYLVRQGVPFRRAHHVVGSTLRRAGALGVTLQNMPHEEFVAICPEFGTEDEFKKIFSWEASVEQYSSAGGTSRAAVRQQIQTLAEWLQKYNNC encoded by the exons ATGTCGATG GATAGATATCAATTATGGGGAGGATGCTTCGAGGAGGAAGCCTCAACGGATCTAAAGCATCTTAATGACTCTCTTTCCGTGGACAGTCGATTGTTTGCCGAGGATATCCGTGGCAGTAGGGCCTGGGCTAAAGAACTGAATTTATCCAAACATATATCTGATGATATTTACAAAGCTATTGTAGAAGGACTGGATAAG gTCGAAGaggatataaaaaaagaattaacaaAGAATGGTCGGCTTTTGGATGAAGACGAAGACATCCATTCGGTGGTGGAAAGGCGACTTCGGGAATACACGGGTGATGCTGCTCTTCATCTCCATACGGCTCGCAGTCGGAACGACCAGTCTGCTACAGACACAAAACTGTGGATGCTTAATTCgctaaagaaattattaaatgaagttATTCAACTCATCtcg GTAACAATAGTTCGTGCCGAGAAAGAGATAGATGTAATAGCTCCAGGATACACCCACCTCCAACGAGCGCAACCAATACGATGGAGTCACTTCCTCTTAAG cTATGTCTGGCTTTTCAAAGAGGACATTTCGCGATTAGAAGAACAAATTGTTCGTCTATCAACATGTCCTTTGGGCAGTGGGGCGATTGCTGGGTGTGCGTTACAGATCGATCGCATCAGGCTGGCCCACGCTCTTGGGTTCAATGATATTACACCTAACTCAATGTACGCTGTTGGATCTCGAGATTACATAg TTGAGTTTTTAAATTGGTCTGCCTTATGTGGATTGCATCTGAGTCGATTCGCGGAGGACCTGATAATTTACAGTTCCCAAGAATTTGGCATTGTACAGTTATCTGACAAATTCTCCACTGGATCGAGTCTGATGCCTCAGAAGAGGAACCCAGATGGATTGGAGCTGATAAGGGGAGCTGCCGGATTACTGTTGGGGGACAGTTTCTCATTTGCTTGTACCTTAAAAGGATTGCCGAGTACTTACAACAAAGATTTGCAGGTGGACAAAGAGATCATGTTTAGGTCTTATGACAGACTGATGCATTGCATACGAGTCATGAAAGAAACAATCAAGACTATGACT GTCAAATCTGAAAAGGCAGTAGCTCTGTTGGATCCGGGCATGTTGGCCACAGACGTTGCCCACTACTTGGTGCGTCAAGGAGTGCCATTTCGACGAGCGCATCACGTTGTTGGATCCACCTTACGACGGGCTGGTGCACTTGGGGTAACACTTCAGAACATGCCGCATGAGGAATTCGTTGCGATATG TCCCGAATTTGGCACAGAAgacgaatttaaaaagatattctCGTGGGAAGCCAGCGTGGAACAATATTCAAGTGCGGGCGGGACGTCTCGCGCCGCTGTGCGTCAACAGATACAAACTTTAGCCGAGTGGctgcaaaaatataataactgctaa
- the LOC123710699 gene encoding cyclin-dependent kinase 11B isoform X1, protein MSNYEDDQSEDGELARSPVQDEMDFSLSDEDRDNPDALVIKPPQAVIRSHRDKRNHKHSAKERYKESARKEKKLYRDRDKSDKIKREVSNNMDREDIPKDYYRDKQYYREKDLYREKDIREKDMYREREMREKDGYREKEVYREKDPYRERDHYRERDVYRETAYRDVGRQREVYRSKELYKDKDVQREREMYIHRDRQYKYTEAERKHLETDKIETRLRMVADESRGSHNHEKENRDKTSGDKELEDLRSRLLSKRMTKELQTQDSKKYPEYEKDFKSASRQSYDKLHLERKNRLLEAEREMVKRKHESRSELEARREDRRRRGKKRSVTPEEGGSKKNKTSHSPNYGDSVVEVSDASDVEMKTDSHSEPEEGEHSNSDTEDDSSSTESESAKSEEDVEEKSVNENPKPKAQSKSPSPKSIHASPSSHESRRSLSRSKSRSRSHSFSPPPPDENGKTPIEEVKPTEDDESARLKEEAINSLPPYFPALQGCRSVEEFQCLNRIEEGTYGVVYRARDKTTEEIVALKRLKMEKEKEGFPITSLREINTLLKGQHPNIVTVREIVVGSNMDKIFIVMDYVEHDLKSLMETMRNKKQVFLPGEVKCLMTQLLRAVHHLHDNWILHRDLKTSNLLLSHKGILKVGDFGLAREYGSPLRQYTPIVVTLWYRAPELLLCCKEYSTPIDMWSVGCIFAEFITMNPLFPGKSEVDQLNRIFKDMGTPSELLWPGYKELPAVQKMTFAEHPPGGLKQRVGADLLSEAGLALLQGFLTYNPLRRVTADAALEHAYFKENPVAIDPAMFPTWPAKSEGNRRTTHSPKPPAGGAAYAHYARADSDEALGFQLQARSLNVAPGFSLKF, encoded by the exons ATGAGTAACTACGAAGACGATCAAAGTGAAGATGGAGAATTAGCACGTAGCCCCGTTCAAGATGAAATGGATTTTAG tttgtcTGATGAAGATCGAGATAATCCAGATGCTTTAGTTATAAAACCACCCCAAGCTGTTATTCGATCACACAGGGACAAAAGAAACCATAAACATTCAGCCAAAGAAAGATATAAGGAAAGTGCCAGAAAAGAAAAGAAACTTTATAG GGACCGTGATAAGTCAGACAAGATAAAGCGAGAAGTAAGTAACAATATGGATCGTGAAGACATACCTAAAGACTACTATAgagataaacaatattataggGAAAAAGACCTTTATAGAGAAAAGGATATAAGAGAAAAAGATATGTATCGAGAAAGAGAAATGAGAGAAAAGGATGGTTATAGAGAGAAAGAAGTTTATAGGGAAAAAGATCCATATAGGGAAAGGGACCACTATAGAGAAAGGGATGTTTATAGAGAGACAGCTTACCGAGATGTTGGAAGACAAAGAGAAGTTTACAGAAGTAAGgaattatataaagataaagatGTACAAAGAGAACGTGAGATGTATATTCATAGAGATAGGCAATACAAGTACACTGAGgctgaaagaaaacatcttgAAACTGATAAAATTGAAACAAGACTCAGGATGGTGGCAGATGAGAGCAGAGGCTCTCATAatcatgaaaaagaaaataggGATAAAACATCAGGTGATAAAGAATTGGAGGATTTAAGAAGTAGATTATTAAGTAAAAGAATGACAAAAGAACTTCAAACGCAGGATTCTAAAAAATACCCTGAATatgaaaaagattttaaatctGCTTCTAGACAGTCCTATGATAAATTACATTTGGAAAGAAAAAATAGATTACTTGAAGCAG AAAGGGAAATGGTAAAAAGGAAACATGAGTCTCGAAGTGAATTAGAGGCTCGTCGCGAGGATCGCCGACGTCGCGGCAAGAAACGTTCAGTGACACCAGAAGAGGGTGGCAgtaaaaagaataaaacatCGCATTCCCCCAACTATGGTGACTCGGTTGTAGAGGTCTCGGATGCTAGTGATGTTGAGATGAAGACTGATTCACATTCTGAGCCTGAAGAAg GTGAGCATTCAAACAGTGACACGGAAGACGACAGCTCATCAACAGAATCGGAGTCGGCTAAATCGGAGGAAGATGTAGAAGAAAAAAGTGTAAATGAGAATCCCAAACCTAAGGCGCAGTCTAAATCACCTTCACCAAAATCAATTCATGCCAGCCCATCCTCTCATGAAAGTCGAAG gtCTCTCTCTAGATCAAAAAGCAGAAGTAGATCACACTCGTTTTCACCACCTCCACCAGATGAAAATGGAAAAACTCCCATTGAGGAGGTAAAGCCCACTGAGGACGATGAAAGTGCTAGACTTAAAGAGGAAGCTATTAATTCATTACCTCCGTACTTCCCTGCATTACAG GGATGTCGATCAGTTGAAGAATTTCAATGTCTAAATAGAATAGAGGAAGGGACGTACGGGGTCGTTTACAGAGCTAGAGACAAAACCACAGAAGAAATTGTCGCTCTTAAACGGCTCAAAATGGAAAAGGAGAAGGAGGGATTTCCCATAACATCGCTGAGGGAAATCAACACTTTACTGAAG GGCCAGCATCCGAATATCGTCACGGTAAGGGAAATCGTAGTGGGTTCTAATATGGATAAAATTTTCATCGTTATGGATTATGTCGAGCATGATTTAAAGAGTCTTATGGAAACTATGAGGAATAAGAAACAAGTGTTTTTACCAG GTGAAGTGAAATGTCTAATGACGCAATTGTTGAGAGCGGTACACCACTTACATGATAATTGGATTTTACACAGAGACCTCAAGACTAGCAACCTGTTATTGTCACATAAAGGAATTTTAAag GTCGGCGATTTTGGGTTAGCGAGAGAGTATGGGTCCCCTCTACGTCAATATACGCCTATCGTGGTCACGCTTTGGTATCGAGCTCCGGAATTGTTGCTTTGTTGCAAAGAGTACTCCACTCCTATTGACATGTGGAGTGTTGGGTGCATATTCGCCGAATTCATTACAATGAACCCTCTGTTCCCTGGCAAATCTGAAGTCGATCAATTGAACAGGATATTTAAG GATATGGGAACCCCATCAGAATTGTTATGGCCGGGATACAAAGAGCTACCGGCTGTTCAGAAGATGACATTTGCAGAGCACCCTCCGGGAGGTCTCAAACAGCGGGTTGGAGCTGATCTGCTGTCTGAAGCGGGCCTTGCCCTCTTGCAAGGGTTCCTCACGTACAATCCTTTAAGGCGTGTCACCGCTGATGCAGCACTTGAGCACGCGTACTTTAag GAGAATCCAGTGGCGATCGACCCGGCAATGTTTCCGACGTGGCCAGCCAAGTCCGAAGGCAACCGTCGGACCACCCACAGTCCGAAGCCCCCGGCAGGTGGCGCCGCTTACGCTCACTACGCGAGGGCGGACTCCGACGAAGCCCTGGGATTCCAGCTTCAGGCCCGATCGCTTAACGTCGCTCCGGGTTTCTCGCTCAAATTTTAA
- the LOC123710699 gene encoding cyclin-dependent kinase 11B isoform X2 gives MSNYEDDQSEDGELARSPVQDEMDFSLSDEDRDNPDALVIKPPQAVIRSHRDKRNHKHSAKERYKESARKEKKLYRDRDKSDKIKREVSNNMDREDIPKDYYRDKQYYREKDLYREKDIREKDMYREREMREKDGYREKEVYREKDPYRERDHYRERDVYRETAYRDVGRQREVYRSKELYKDKDVQREREMYIHRDRQYKYTEAERKHLETDKIETRLRMVADESRGSHNHEKENRDKTSEREMVKRKHESRSELEARREDRRRRGKKRSVTPEEGGSKKNKTSHSPNYGDSVVEVSDASDVEMKTDSHSEPEEGEHSNSDTEDDSSSTESESAKSEEDVEEKSVNENPKPKAQSKSPSPKSIHASPSSHESRRSLSRSKSRSRSHSFSPPPPDENGKTPIEEVKPTEDDESARLKEEAINSLPPYFPALQGCRSVEEFQCLNRIEEGTYGVVYRARDKTTEEIVALKRLKMEKEKEGFPITSLREINTLLKGQHPNIVTVREIVVGSNMDKIFIVMDYVEHDLKSLMETMRNKKQVFLPGEVKCLMTQLLRAVHHLHDNWILHRDLKTSNLLLSHKGILKVGDFGLAREYGSPLRQYTPIVVTLWYRAPELLLCCKEYSTPIDMWSVGCIFAEFITMNPLFPGKSEVDQLNRIFKDMGTPSELLWPGYKELPAVQKMTFAEHPPGGLKQRVGADLLSEAGLALLQGFLTYNPLRRVTADAALEHAYFKENPVAIDPAMFPTWPAKSEGNRRTTHSPKPPAGGAAYAHYARADSDEALGFQLQARSLNVAPGFSLKF, from the exons ATGAGTAACTACGAAGACGATCAAAGTGAAGATGGAGAATTAGCACGTAGCCCCGTTCAAGATGAAATGGATTTTAG tttgtcTGATGAAGATCGAGATAATCCAGATGCTTTAGTTATAAAACCACCCCAAGCTGTTATTCGATCACACAGGGACAAAAGAAACCATAAACATTCAGCCAAAGAAAGATATAAGGAAAGTGCCAGAAAAGAAAAGAAACTTTATAG GGACCGTGATAAGTCAGACAAGATAAAGCGAGAAGTAAGTAACAATATGGATCGTGAAGACATACCTAAAGACTACTATAgagataaacaatattataggGAAAAAGACCTTTATAGAGAAAAGGATATAAGAGAAAAAGATATGTATCGAGAAAGAGAAATGAGAGAAAAGGATGGTTATAGAGAGAAAGAAGTTTATAGGGAAAAAGATCCATATAGGGAAAGGGACCACTATAGAGAAAGGGATGTTTATAGAGAGACAGCTTACCGAGATGTTGGAAGACAAAGAGAAGTTTACAGAAGTAAGgaattatataaagataaagatGTACAAAGAGAACGTGAGATGTATATTCATAGAGATAGGCAATACAAGTACACTGAGgctgaaagaaaacatcttgAAACTGATAAAATTGAAACAAGACTCAGGATGGTGGCAGATGAGAGCAGAGGCTCTCATAatcatgaaaaagaaaataggGATAAAACATCAG AAAGGGAAATGGTAAAAAGGAAACATGAGTCTCGAAGTGAATTAGAGGCTCGTCGCGAGGATCGCCGACGTCGCGGCAAGAAACGTTCAGTGACACCAGAAGAGGGTGGCAgtaaaaagaataaaacatCGCATTCCCCCAACTATGGTGACTCGGTTGTAGAGGTCTCGGATGCTAGTGATGTTGAGATGAAGACTGATTCACATTCTGAGCCTGAAGAAg GTGAGCATTCAAACAGTGACACGGAAGACGACAGCTCATCAACAGAATCGGAGTCGGCTAAATCGGAGGAAGATGTAGAAGAAAAAAGTGTAAATGAGAATCCCAAACCTAAGGCGCAGTCTAAATCACCTTCACCAAAATCAATTCATGCCAGCCCATCCTCTCATGAAAGTCGAAG gtCTCTCTCTAGATCAAAAAGCAGAAGTAGATCACACTCGTTTTCACCACCTCCACCAGATGAAAATGGAAAAACTCCCATTGAGGAGGTAAAGCCCACTGAGGACGATGAAAGTGCTAGACTTAAAGAGGAAGCTATTAATTCATTACCTCCGTACTTCCCTGCATTACAG GGATGTCGATCAGTTGAAGAATTTCAATGTCTAAATAGAATAGAGGAAGGGACGTACGGGGTCGTTTACAGAGCTAGAGACAAAACCACAGAAGAAATTGTCGCTCTTAAACGGCTCAAAATGGAAAAGGAGAAGGAGGGATTTCCCATAACATCGCTGAGGGAAATCAACACTTTACTGAAG GGCCAGCATCCGAATATCGTCACGGTAAGGGAAATCGTAGTGGGTTCTAATATGGATAAAATTTTCATCGTTATGGATTATGTCGAGCATGATTTAAAGAGTCTTATGGAAACTATGAGGAATAAGAAACAAGTGTTTTTACCAG GTGAAGTGAAATGTCTAATGACGCAATTGTTGAGAGCGGTACACCACTTACATGATAATTGGATTTTACACAGAGACCTCAAGACTAGCAACCTGTTATTGTCACATAAAGGAATTTTAAag GTCGGCGATTTTGGGTTAGCGAGAGAGTATGGGTCCCCTCTACGTCAATATACGCCTATCGTGGTCACGCTTTGGTATCGAGCTCCGGAATTGTTGCTTTGTTGCAAAGAGTACTCCACTCCTATTGACATGTGGAGTGTTGGGTGCATATTCGCCGAATTCATTACAATGAACCCTCTGTTCCCTGGCAAATCTGAAGTCGATCAATTGAACAGGATATTTAAG GATATGGGAACCCCATCAGAATTGTTATGGCCGGGATACAAAGAGCTACCGGCTGTTCAGAAGATGACATTTGCAGAGCACCCTCCGGGAGGTCTCAAACAGCGGGTTGGAGCTGATCTGCTGTCTGAAGCGGGCCTTGCCCTCTTGCAAGGGTTCCTCACGTACAATCCTTTAAGGCGTGTCACCGCTGATGCAGCACTTGAGCACGCGTACTTTAag GAGAATCCAGTGGCGATCGACCCGGCAATGTTTCCGACGTGGCCAGCCAAGTCCGAAGGCAACCGTCGGACCACCCACAGTCCGAAGCCCCCGGCAGGTGGCGCCGCTTACGCTCACTACGCGAGGGCGGACTCCGACGAAGCCCTGGGATTCCAGCTTCAGGCCCGATCGCTTAACGTCGCTCCGGGTTTCTCGCTCAAATTTTAA
- the LOC123710699 gene encoding cyclin-dependent kinase 11B isoform X3 translates to MDREDIPKDYYRDKQYYREKDLYREKDIREKDMYREREMREKDGYREKEVYREKDPYRERDHYRERDVYRETAYRDVGRQREVYRSKELYKDKDVQREREMYIHRDRQYKYTEAERKHLETDKIETRLRMVADESRGSHNHEKENRDKTSGDKELEDLRSRLLSKRMTKELQTQDSKKYPEYEKDFKSASRQSYDKLHLERKNRLLEAEREMVKRKHESRSELEARREDRRRRGKKRSVTPEEGGSKKNKTSHSPNYGDSVVEVSDASDVEMKTDSHSEPEEGEHSNSDTEDDSSSTESESAKSEEDVEEKSVNENPKPKAQSKSPSPKSIHASPSSHESRRSLSRSKSRSRSHSFSPPPPDENGKTPIEEVKPTEDDESARLKEEAINSLPPYFPALQGCRSVEEFQCLNRIEEGTYGVVYRARDKTTEEIVALKRLKMEKEKEGFPITSLREINTLLKGQHPNIVTVREIVVGSNMDKIFIVMDYVEHDLKSLMETMRNKKQVFLPGEVKCLMTQLLRAVHHLHDNWILHRDLKTSNLLLSHKGILKVGDFGLAREYGSPLRQYTPIVVTLWYRAPELLLCCKEYSTPIDMWSVGCIFAEFITMNPLFPGKSEVDQLNRIFKDMGTPSELLWPGYKELPAVQKMTFAEHPPGGLKQRVGADLLSEAGLALLQGFLTYNPLRRVTADAALEHAYFKENPVAIDPAMFPTWPAKSEGNRRTTHSPKPPAGGAAYAHYARADSDEALGFQLQARSLNVAPGFSLKF, encoded by the exons ATGGATCGTGAAGACATACCTAAAGACTACTATAgagataaacaatattataggGAAAAAGACCTTTATAGAGAAAAGGATATAAGAGAAAAAGATATGTATCGAGAAAGAGAAATGAGAGAAAAGGATGGTTATAGAGAGAAAGAAGTTTATAGGGAAAAAGATCCATATAGGGAAAGGGACCACTATAGAGAAAGGGATGTTTATAGAGAGACAGCTTACCGAGATGTTGGAAGACAAAGAGAAGTTTACAGAAGTAAGgaattatataaagataaagatGTACAAAGAGAACGTGAGATGTATATTCATAGAGATAGGCAATACAAGTACACTGAGgctgaaagaaaacatcttgAAACTGATAAAATTGAAACAAGACTCAGGATGGTGGCAGATGAGAGCAGAGGCTCTCATAatcatgaaaaagaaaataggGATAAAACATCAGGTGATAAAGAATTGGAGGATTTAAGAAGTAGATTATTAAGTAAAAGAATGACAAAAGAACTTCAAACGCAGGATTCTAAAAAATACCCTGAATatgaaaaagattttaaatctGCTTCTAGACAGTCCTATGATAAATTACATTTGGAAAGAAAAAATAGATTACTTGAAGCAG AAAGGGAAATGGTAAAAAGGAAACATGAGTCTCGAAGTGAATTAGAGGCTCGTCGCGAGGATCGCCGACGTCGCGGCAAGAAACGTTCAGTGACACCAGAAGAGGGTGGCAgtaaaaagaataaaacatCGCATTCCCCCAACTATGGTGACTCGGTTGTAGAGGTCTCGGATGCTAGTGATGTTGAGATGAAGACTGATTCACATTCTGAGCCTGAAGAAg GTGAGCATTCAAACAGTGACACGGAAGACGACAGCTCATCAACAGAATCGGAGTCGGCTAAATCGGAGGAAGATGTAGAAGAAAAAAGTGTAAATGAGAATCCCAAACCTAAGGCGCAGTCTAAATCACCTTCACCAAAATCAATTCATGCCAGCCCATCCTCTCATGAAAGTCGAAG gtCTCTCTCTAGATCAAAAAGCAGAAGTAGATCACACTCGTTTTCACCACCTCCACCAGATGAAAATGGAAAAACTCCCATTGAGGAGGTAAAGCCCACTGAGGACGATGAAAGTGCTAGACTTAAAGAGGAAGCTATTAATTCATTACCTCCGTACTTCCCTGCATTACAG GGATGTCGATCAGTTGAAGAATTTCAATGTCTAAATAGAATAGAGGAAGGGACGTACGGGGTCGTTTACAGAGCTAGAGACAAAACCACAGAAGAAATTGTCGCTCTTAAACGGCTCAAAATGGAAAAGGAGAAGGAGGGATTTCCCATAACATCGCTGAGGGAAATCAACACTTTACTGAAG GGCCAGCATCCGAATATCGTCACGGTAAGGGAAATCGTAGTGGGTTCTAATATGGATAAAATTTTCATCGTTATGGATTATGTCGAGCATGATTTAAAGAGTCTTATGGAAACTATGAGGAATAAGAAACAAGTGTTTTTACCAG GTGAAGTGAAATGTCTAATGACGCAATTGTTGAGAGCGGTACACCACTTACATGATAATTGGATTTTACACAGAGACCTCAAGACTAGCAACCTGTTATTGTCACATAAAGGAATTTTAAag GTCGGCGATTTTGGGTTAGCGAGAGAGTATGGGTCCCCTCTACGTCAATATACGCCTATCGTGGTCACGCTTTGGTATCGAGCTCCGGAATTGTTGCTTTGTTGCAAAGAGTACTCCACTCCTATTGACATGTGGAGTGTTGGGTGCATATTCGCCGAATTCATTACAATGAACCCTCTGTTCCCTGGCAAATCTGAAGTCGATCAATTGAACAGGATATTTAAG GATATGGGAACCCCATCAGAATTGTTATGGCCGGGATACAAAGAGCTACCGGCTGTTCAGAAGATGACATTTGCAGAGCACCCTCCGGGAGGTCTCAAACAGCGGGTTGGAGCTGATCTGCTGTCTGAAGCGGGCCTTGCCCTCTTGCAAGGGTTCCTCACGTACAATCCTTTAAGGCGTGTCACCGCTGATGCAGCACTTGAGCACGCGTACTTTAag GAGAATCCAGTGGCGATCGACCCGGCAATGTTTCCGACGTGGCCAGCCAAGTCCGAAGGCAACCGTCGGACCACCCACAGTCCGAAGCCCCCGGCAGGTGGCGCCGCTTACGCTCACTACGCGAGGGCGGACTCCGACGAAGCCCTGGGATTCCAGCTTCAGGCCCGATCGCTTAACGTCGCTCCGGGTTTCTCGCTCAAATTTTAA